In Halodesulfovibrio marinisediminis DSM 17456, the sequence TATCAATGTCATACTCAGCAACTTAGAGGCATCATTCAACCTGTCCCCTGTTGTATTCATTCCACCTGCATTAATGATCATTTTCGCGTACAAGCGCCTGCCTGTACTACCTGTTATGGTCATCTGTCTCGTGAGTGCTCTTGCTATCGCCCTCTTTGAAGGCTCCACCATTGCAGAACTCGCAGGACAAATGACCCGTGGTTACAAAGCTTCCACTGCCTCACCGGAACTGAACAAACTTCTTTCCCGCGGTGGTCTTATGAGCATTATGGTCACAATACTCCTGCTCACAAGCGGAATGGCCTTTGGTGGTATTCTTGAAAAAGCACGCGTTCTTGAAGTGTTGCTTGATGCAATGCTGCGCGGTGCAAAATCTGCCACCAGCCTTGTAGGCGCGACTCTTGTTGCAGCTTATATCATCCTCCTCGGCACAGGCAGCCAAATTCTTGCTGTTGTTGTTCCGGGACGAGCCTTCAGCAATTCATATGAAAAAGCAGACATCGCTCCGCAAGTACTTTCCCGAACCTGTGAAGATTCCGGCACTCTCGGCTGTCCTCTGGTTCCATGGAGTGTACATGCATTCTACATCCTTGGTGTCCTTGGCGTAAGCGCAGTCGACTTTCTGCCATACGCATTTTTCAACTACACCATTCCACTTATCTCCATGGCATGCGCTGCCACTGGATTCGGAATTTTCAATACCAAAGGCGAAGCTGTCCGCCCTCTCGTCCTGAGTAAAGACAGCACCACAGCATAATTGTTAAAGGATTTATCATGCCCCGAAAAAATATAAAAAACGTTGTCTTCATCATGCTCGATACGTTGCAGTTCAACTACCTTGGTTGCTACGGAAACAAAGAAGTAAAAACACCTAATTTGGATAAATTTGCAGAAAAGGGATTTCTCTTTGAAAATGCATACAGTGAAGGACTCCCTACCATCCCTGTACGCAGAGCGTTGATGACCGGACGTTTTACATTACCATATAGCGGCTGGCGCCCTCTCACCACAGAAGACACTACGATCACTGACTTGCTCTGGTGTCGAGATGTGCAGACAGCCCTTATCTACGATACCCCGCCAATGCGATTGCCGAAGTACGGTTATTCACGCGGCTTTGACTATGTCCGCTTCTGTAACGGACATGAATTAGACCACGAAACATTCAGTCACGTTCATCTTGATAAAAAATTCAAAGGGGAAGATTACCTTTCTCCAAACTGGCTCAAAAAAAATGAAGACGGCGAATATGATGAATCCAGCAAATCATTAATCAGAGAAGCTGAATGTTACCTGCGCCAACGTCAAAACTGGCAGTCAGATGCAGACAACTACGCTTCAGTCGTTATCTCAGAAGCCGATAACTGGATTAAAGAAAAACGCGACCCGAACCGTCCCTTCTTCCTCTGGCTTGATTCATTTGATCCACATGAGCCGTGG encodes:
- the nhaC gene encoding Na+/H+ antiporter NhaC, with product MSSERRKPSLLWALLTFSLPVAVILYGTVIIGVRPPVLPLLVAVVLAGIMSLRIGYSWEELQEGMLSAVGRIQLAVAILMLVGMIIPAWMASGTIPAIIYWGLKFITPEHFLVSTFVLCAVASLATGTSFGTMGTIGVALLGVGGAMQFDPAWTVGAIVSGAYFGDKMSPVSDSTNITATVCGVPLFTHISSMLWTTVPAAIITLLGYWLLGSTHTGDSGSVANINVILSNLEASFNLSPVVFIPPALMIIFAYKRLPVLPVMVICLVSALAIALFEGSTIAELAGQMTRGYKASTASPELNKLLSRGGLMSIMVTILLLTSGMAFGGILEKARVLEVLLDAMLRGAKSATSLVGATLVAAYIILLGTGSQILAVVVPGRAFSNSYEKADIAPQVLSRTCEDSGTLGCPLVPWSVHAFYILGVLGVSAVDFLPYAFFNYTIPLISMACAATGFGIFNTKGEAVRPLVLSKDSTTA